The proteins below come from a single Spiroplasma endosymbiont of Atherix ibis genomic window:
- the arcC gene encoding carbamate kinase: MLKIVVALGGNALGNTPNEQKEIVKETAKNLVDLISVGHKLIIVHGNGPQVGMINQAFNIANTYDKKSPLVDFPECGSMSQGYIGYHLQNAIKNEFEKRKMSTNNVITLVTQTKVSKQDSAFQNPTKPIGDFYEKDVALKLKEKNNWNMVEDAGRGYRRVVASPKPIDIVEKDIIKFLLEKNVCVISAGGGGIPVIEQNNQLQGVASVIDKDFAAAKIAEIIEADKLIILTAVNKVLINYGKENQSELDSVTLNELEKYISEHHFAPGSMLPKVEAAMEFVKNSGNQAIIGSLLETKNVIEGKSGTIIKK; the protein is encoded by the coding sequence ATGTTAAAAATTGTTGTTGCTCTTGGGGGAAATGCTTTAGGAAATACGCCAAATGAGCAAAAAGAAATAGTTAAAGAAACAGCTAAGAATTTAGTAGATTTAATTAGTGTAGGACATAAATTAATTATTGTTCACGGTAATGGACCTCAAGTTGGAATGATAAATCAAGCTTTTAATATTGCAAACACTTATGATAAAAAATCTCCACTTGTTGATTTTCCAGAATGTGGAAGTATGAGTCAAGGATATATTGGTTATCATTTACAAAATGCTATTAAAAATGAATTTGAAAAAAGAAAAATGAGTACAAACAATGTTATAACTTTGGTTACTCAAACCAAAGTTAGCAAACAAGATAGTGCTTTTCAAAATCCAACAAAACCAATTGGTGATTTTTATGAAAAAGATGTTGCTTTAAAACTTAAAGAAAAAAATAATTGAAATATGGTTGAAGATGCAGGTAGAGGATATAGAAGAGTTGTAGCTTCACCAAAACCAATTGATATAGTTGAAAAAGATATAATTAAATTTCTTTTAGAAAAAAATGTTTGTGTTATTTCAGCAGGGGGGGGTGGAATTCCTGTAATTGAGCAAAACAATCAATTGCAAGGAGTTGCGTCTGTAATTGACAAAGATTTTGCAGCTGCTAAAATAGCAGAAATAATTGAAGCAGATAAATTAATTATTCTTACAGCAGTTAATAAAGTTCTTATAAACTATGGTAAGGAAAATCAAAGTGAACTTGATTCAGTTACTTTAAATGAACTTGAAAAATATATTAGTGAACATCATTTTGCTCCAGGAAGTATGTTACCTAAAGTTGAAGCTGCAATGGAATTTGTAAAAAATAGTGGTAATCAAGCAATAATAGGCTCACTTTTAGAGACAAAAAATGTAATTGAAGGTAAATCTGGAACTATTATTAAAAAATAA
- a CDS encoding integrase core domain-containing protein, translated as MDNQKTNFVLEAVKMAYKNKKYLGPILLHSDNGNQYTSENYINLCNDLQIIRSYSKPGTPHHNGKHESFHSRLKDETIRTCHIENINQCLKIAWAWLDFYNNDRIRINKKW; from the coding sequence ATAGATAATCAAAAAACAAATTTTGTGCTTGAAGCTGTAAAAATGGCATATAAAAATAAAAAATATTTAGGTCCAATATTATTACATTCAGATAATGGAAATCAATATACTTCTGAAAACTACATAAATTTATGTAATGATTTGCAAATCATTAGAAGTTATTCAAAACCAGGAACACCTCATCATAATGGCAAGCATGAAAGTTTTCATAGTCGTTTAAAAGATGAAACTATAAGAACATGTCATATTGAAAACATCAATCAATGCTTAAAAATAGCATGAGCATGATTAGATTTTTATAATAATGATAGAATTAGAATAAATAAAAAATGATAA
- a CDS encoding lipoprotein, with translation MKKLLGVLATVGVVASSAVSVVVCGTKKEDKEGSKPKDELTEVIQNFEQDVAKIWSEHY, from the coding sequence ATGAAAAAGTTATTAGGTGTATTGGCAACAGTAGGGGTTGTTGCTTCATCAGCTGTTAGTGTTGTTGTGTGTGGTACAAAAAAAGAAGATAAGGAAGGTTCAAAACCAAAAGATGAATTAACTGAGGTTATTCAAAATTTTGAACAGGATGTGGCAAAAATATGATCAGAGCATTATTAA
- a CDS encoding GNAT family N-acetyltransferase, with protein MKIKLVKPKIDYEQKLVNAIKEFFKVDNIKSGIEGSSNIVSYDSIQKWLDFINKKDLDSNLVPFIQYLVINESDDLVGFVNIRLSLNSYLLNFGGHIGYSVVTSQRQKGYATEILKQAIKECQKNNIFEILVTCKKDNIISEKVIRKNNGILEDLREINQIEYKRFWINKKNGNIS; from the coding sequence ATGAAAATAAAATTAGTTAAACCTAAAATTGATTATGAGCAAAAATTAGTAAATGCAATTAAGGAATTTTTTAAAGTTGATAATATAAAAAGTGGTATTGAAGGTAGTTCAAATATTGTTAGTTATGATTCAATACAAAAATGATTAGACTTTATTAATAAAAAAGATTTAGATTCGAATTTGGTTCCTTTTATTCAATATTTAGTTATTAATGAATCTGATGATTTAGTAGGATTTGTAAATATAAGATTATCTTTAAATAGTTATTTATTAAATTTTGGAGGACATATAGGTTATTCTGTAGTTACTAGTCAAAGACAAAAAGGATATGCAACAGAAATACTTAAGCAAGCAATCAAAGAATGTCAAAAAAATAATATATTTGAAATATTAGTAACTTGCAAAAAAGATAATATAATTTCTGAAAAAGTTATTCGTAAAAATAATGGAATTTTAGAAGATTTAAGAGAAATTAATCAAATAGAGTATAAAAGATTTTGAATTAATAAAAAAAATGGCAATATTAGTTAG
- a CDS encoding PTS transporter subunit EIIC: MQVDQQLFNGFDISWYTKNRMKSFLKKVGSSFGFVIILMPIFGIILSIGNATNVRFLKEIGSILFSNIGIWFTLAIIIGFTSNKGVAVFSGVLSYLVVNVFIAASINKNNESTFFNIWFWHNLSVNAYLSKLFFGGIETFNSGVIGGILIGIYVTYIYNKFKDTQLPKGLDFFAKEKLVIILSVIVSLIFASLFIIIWPVIGFGLTTIGSGVAKTSIGLDSFIFRTIQRMLIPFGSSLLWQSPMWYTQIGGSLNEYQQDLLIQYLYRVTSPENIQTIDLLASIPQKGHSQQEIIDIFSKYLNEHIIYELLFNSMNEWFKNTNNIFATNPSGDQIIWNIVSTNKYITVDDCWNSELRISRFISGGYVNSIFVLPALSCLMFIMTPKGEKRAKVGIYLTAALIAMLVGVTEPVEYLFCFTMPLFYFSIYCPFNGLLAAITSLFKVKVGTSFSTGLFDFTLSGIVPTVNGVNTRIWIIPLIGIFSAIVIFAIAFFWFKFFNKKENLINMNAKKLRNDLQLFIEDLGGFKNVKYYHLKDSEIEIVFKSEPDLKKLFNYFNKIEKKENNVILSIKPENEEVIILLDKIYQNRKIKKRH, from the coding sequence ATGCAAGTAGACCAACAACTTTTCAATGGTTTTGATATATCATGATATACAAAAAATAGAATGAAAAGCTTTCTTAAAAAAGTTGGATCAAGTTTTGGTTTTGTAATTATTTTAATGCCTATTTTTGGAATTATTTTATCAATAGGAAATGCTACAAATGTAAGGTTTTTAAAAGAAATAGGAAGTATCTTATTTTCTAATATTGGTATTTGATTTACACTTGCAATAATAATTGGTTTTACTTCAAATAAAGGAGTTGCAGTTTTTTCTGGAGTTTTATCTTATCTTGTAGTAAATGTTTTTATAGCAGCTTCAATAAATAAAAATAATGAGAGTACTTTTTTTAATATCTGATTTTGACATAATCTTTCAGTAAATGCTTATTTATCAAAGTTATTTTTTGGTGGAATAGAAACATTTAATTCTGGAGTAATTGGAGGAATTTTAATAGGAATTTATGTAACTTATATTTACAATAAGTTTAAAGATACACAACTTCCTAAAGGATTAGATTTTTTTGCTAAAGAGAAACTAGTTATTATTTTATCTGTTATAGTTTCTTTAATATTTGCTTCACTTTTTATAATCATTTGACCTGTAATTGGTTTTGGTTTAACTACAATTGGAAGTGGAGTTGCTAAAACTTCAATTGGATTAGATTCATTTATTTTCAGAACAATTCAAAGAATGCTAATTCCTTTTGGATCAAGTTTATTATGACAATCACCAATGTGATATACACAAATTGGGGGAAGTTTAAATGAATATCAACAAGACTTATTAATTCAATATTTATATCGAGTAACATCTCCAGAAAATATTCAAACAATTGATCTATTAGCTTCAATTCCGCAAAAAGGTCACAGTCAACAAGAAATAATTGATATTTTTTCTAAATATTTAAATGAACATATAATTTATGAGTTATTATTTAATTCAATGAATGAATGATTTAAAAACACAAATAATATTTTTGCAACAAATCCAAGTGGAGATCAAATTATTTGAAATATTGTTTCAACAAATAAATATATAACAGTTGATGATTGTTGAAATTCAGAATTAAGAATAAGTAGATTCATATCTGGGGGATATGTTAATTCAATTTTTGTTCTTCCAGCATTAAGTTGTTTAATGTTTATAATGACTCCAAAAGGAGAAAAAAGAGCAAAAGTTGGTATTTATTTAACTGCTGCATTAATTGCAATGCTTGTGGGTGTAACAGAGCCTGTAGAGTACTTATTTTGTTTTACAATGCCTTTATTTTACTTTTCAATTTATTGTCCGTTTAATGGTTTATTAGCTGCAATTACTTCTTTATTTAAAGTTAAAGTGGGAACTTCTTTTTCAACAGGTTTATTTGATTTTACATTAAGTGGAATTGTTCCAACTGTTAATGGAGTGAACACAAGAATATGAATTATTCCATTAATTGGTATTTTCTCAGCAATTGTAATATTTGCAATAGCATTTTTCTGATTTAAATTTTTTAATAAGAAAGAAAATTTAATTAATATGAATGCAAAAAAATTAAGAAATGATTTGCAATTGTTTATTGAAGATTTAGGCGGATTTAAAAATGTTAAATATTATCATTTAAAAGATAGTGAAATAGAAATTGTATTTAAAAGTGAACCTGATTTAAAAAAATTATTTAATTATTTTAATAAAATTGAAAAAAAAGAAAATAATGTAATACTTTCAATAAAACCAGAAAATGAAGAGGTTATTATTTTATTAGATAAAATATATCAAAATAGAAAAATTAAAAAAAGACATTAA
- the coaBC gene encoding bifunctional phosphopantothenoylcysteine decarboxylase/phosphopantothenate--cysteine ligase CoaBC: MKKQVNLIITGGIAASKSLELYNLLREKFEVKIIATKNAKRFINLNDIDHLEDIFDKDFYDNHHYGEHIKIAFKSSLNIVYPASYNYIGKISSGIADDIASLIFAVSNYNTILFPSMNSNMYLNSINQRNKEILLSTNKVEWIEPKFGKLASGHEGIGRALEPIEVVEVIDNYLNNFNKLKEKSILLNFGKTRSYIDKVRYITNASSGKMGNELKNILKNNSKYLKTVFGDTLVANNIDKDNIYVKTNNEMLKEMLKDYEKYDVVICSAALYDFEVKNYIDKKIEKRSIKDEDMTISLSPSVDVLKELGKQKTHQFLVGFSLANDFNLEKAWNKLNEKNLDMLIVNLANAMESEFNEIKILLAKSKKVIEFEKLKKDKVAFNILNIINSYINVFF; the protein is encoded by the coding sequence ATGAAAAAACAAGTAAATTTAATAATTACAGGTGGAATTGCTGCAAGCAAATCCTTAGAACTTTACAATTTATTAAGAGAAAAATTTGAAGTTAAAATAATTGCTACAAAAAATGCTAAAAGATTTATTAATTTAAATGATATTGATCATCTAGAAGATATTTTTGACAAGGATTTTTATGACAACCATCATTATGGTGAGCACATAAAAATAGCTTTTAAAAGTTCACTAAACATAGTATATCCTGCAAGCTATAATTATATAGGAAAAATATCTAGTGGTATAGCTGATGATATTGCAAGCTTAATATTTGCTGTTTCAAATTATAATACTATTTTATTTCCAAGTATGAATTCAAATATGTATTTAAATTCTATAAATCAAAGAAATAAAGAAATATTGCTTTCTACCAATAAAGTTGAGTGAATTGAACCAAAATTTGGAAAATTAGCAAGTGGTCATGAAGGTATAGGAAGAGCTTTAGAACCAATAGAAGTTGTAGAAGTTATAGATAACTATTTAAATAACTTTAATAAATTGAAAGAAAAATCTATTTTACTAAATTTCGGAAAAACAAGAAGTTATATAGATAAAGTTAGATACATTACAAACGCAAGTAGTGGAAAAATGGGTAATGAATTAAAAAATATCTTAAAAAACAACTCTAAGTACCTTAAAACAGTATTTGGTGATACTTTAGTTGCCAACAATATTGATAAAGATAATATTTATGTAAAAACAAACAATGAAATGCTAAAAGAAATGTTAAAAGATTATGAAAAATATGATGTAGTTATTTGTAGTGCTGCATTATATGACTTTGAAGTTAAAAATTATATTGATAAAAAAATTGAAAAAAGATCAATAAAAGATGAAGATATGACTATCTCTTTGTCACCTTCTGTTGATGTTTTAAAAGAACTTGGAAAACAAAAAACTCATCAATTTTTAGTGGGTTTTTCTCTTGCAAATGATTTCAACTTAGAAAAAGCATGAAATAAGCTAAATGAGAAAAATTTAGATATGTTAATTGTTAATTTAGCAAATGCAATGGAATCTGAATTCAATGAAATTAAAATATTATTAGCTAAATCAAAAAAAGTTATTGAATTTGAAAAATTAAAAAAAGATAAAGTTGCTTTTAATATTTTAAACATAATAAATAGTTATATTAATGTCTTTTTTTAA
- the rpsU gene encoding 30S ribosomal protein S21 codes for MASVVVREGEPIEKTLKRFQKVAASNKSEARKREYHLSKKEKRIYKQKQNKKFG; via the coding sequence ATGGCAAGTGTTGTTGTACGCGAAGGTGAACCAATTGAAAAAACACTAAAACGTTTTCAAAAAGTAGCTGCTTCAAATAAATCAGAGGCAAGAAAACGTGAATATCATTTAAGTAAAAAAGAAAAACGTATTTACAAACAAAAGCAAAATAAAAAATTTGGATAG
- a CDS encoding AAA family ATPase, whose protein sequence is METNIFRSSCLEEFIGQKNVISNLNVFVQYANKRNKSLDHILIHGSSGLGKTSLGYLVSKIMQKKIYVLNGPSLQKPSDIISPLTSLKENEILFIDEIHSVSKEVFEVLYPVLEDNKLNIIIGKEYNSKIVNIKIPNFTLIGATTELNKLTNTFVNRFPICFHFQHYSDFEIFQILKINSKKLNINLND, encoded by the coding sequence ATGGAAACTAATATTTTTAGATCATCTTGTTTAGAAGAATTTATAGGACAAAAAAATGTAATTTCAAATTTAAATGTTTTTGTTCAATATGCAAATAAAAGAAATAAAAGTTTAGATCATATTTTAATTCATGGTTCTTCTGGATTAGGCAAAACTAGTTTGGGATACTTAGTATCAAAAATAATGCAAAAGAAAATATATGTTCTTAATGGTCCAAGTTTGCAAAAACCAAGTGATATTATTTCTCCTTTAACTTCTTTAAAAGAAAATGAAATTTTATTTATAGATGAAATTCATTCAGTTTCAAAAGAGGTTTTTGAAGTTTTGTATCCAGTTTTAGAAGACAATAAACTAAATATTATTATTGGAAAGGAATATAATTCAAAAATTGTAAATATAAAAATTCCAAATTTCACTTTAATAGGAGCTACAACGGAATTAAATAAATTAACTAATACATTTGTAAATAGATTTCCTATATGCTTTCATTTTCAGCATTACAGTGATTTTGAAATTTTTCAGATACTTAAAATAAATAGCAAAAAATTAAATATAAACTTAAATGATTAA
- a CDS encoding Holliday junction DNA helicase RuvB C-terminal domain-containing protein translates to MEIYDSGLNYQEVSYLKLLNNYNYLGIETIQQILGLQQQIIIKNIEPLLIRNFLIEKTNKGREWLKQNL, encoded by the coding sequence TTGGAAATTTATGATTCAGGATTAAATTATCAAGAAGTTAGTTACTTAAAATTATTAAACAATTATAATTATTTGGGAATTGAAACTATTCAACAAATATTAGGACTTCAACAACAAATAATAATAAAAAATATTGAACCTTTATTAATTAGAAATTTTTTAATTGAAAAAACTAATAAGGGAAGAGAATGGCTAAAACAAAATTTATAA
- a CDS encoding DDE-type integrase/transposase/recombinase: protein MNFLNDTRIMNLVISEIEKNNFLSAYSAKRWSLYFKLNYIDPFRINHKKLELIFKKFNHIAYYIKKQTKHEIKKYKETIRKNYLKEAKEMGFKKIWTSDITQFLVKTKKGYICTVQDNLTGEIIVKSKRIDNQKTNFMLEAVKMAYKNKKYLGPILLHSDNGNQYTSENYINLCNDLQIIRSYSKPGTPHHNGKHESFHSRLKDETIRTCHIENINQCLKIAWAWLDFYNNDRIRINKKW, encoded by the coding sequence ATGAATTTCCTCAATGATACAAGAATTATGAATTTAGTGATTTCAGAAATTGAAAAAAATAATTTTCTTAGTGCTTATAGTGCTAAAAGATGATCTTTATATTTTAAATTGAATTATATTGACCCTTTTAGGATAAATCACAAAAAATTAGAACTTATATTTAAAAAATTTAATCATATTGCATATTATATTAAGAAACAAACTAAACATGAAATTAAAAAATATAAAGAAACTATTAGAAAAAATTATCTTAAAGAAGCAAAAGAAATGGGATTTAAAAAAATTTGAACTAGTGACATAACTCAATTTTTAGTTAAAACAAAAAAAGGTTATATTTGCACAGTTCAAGATAATTTAACTGGAGAAATAATAGTAAAATCTAAAAGAATAGATAATCAAAAAACAAATTTTATGCTTGAAGCTGTAAAAATGGCATATAAAAATAAAAAATATTTAGGTCCAATATTATTACATTCAGATAATGGAAATCAATATACTTCTGAAAACTACATAAATTTATGTAATGATTTGCAAATCATTAGAAGTTATTCAAAACCAGGAACACCTCATCATAATGGCAAGCATGAAAGTTTTCATAGTCGTTTAAAAGATGAAACTATAAGAACATGTCATATTGAAAACATTAATCAATGCTTAAAAATAGCATGAGCATGATTAGATTTTTATAATAATGATAGAATTAGAATAAATAAAAAATGATAA
- a CDS encoding helix-turn-helix domain-containing protein codes for MAKKGQKFRKWTQEEKEKIIELSLNCYSLKEIALKFNSTTGSIGTIINKYKNAKISEAKPRLPYKIDYSISQKANDLFVGVLFDYNKELIKENNILKKQWASKGKTKNK; via the coding sequence ATGGCTAAAAAAGGACAAAAGTTTAGAAAATGAACTCAAGAAGAAAAAGAAAAAATTATTGAATTAAGTTTGAATTGCTATTCTCTAAAAGAAATAGCATTAAAATTTAACTCAACTACTGGATCAATTGGAACAATAATTAACAAATATAAAAATGCAAAGATAAGTGAAGCAAAACCTCGTTTGCCTTATAAAATAGATTACAGCATATCTCAAAAGGCAAATGATTTGTTTGTAGGAGTTCTATTCGACTATAATAAAGAATTAATTAAGGAGAATAATATTTTAAAAAAGCAATGAGCCTCCAAGGGTAAAACCAAAAATAAATAA